In the Candidatus Poribacteria bacterium genome, one interval contains:
- a CDS encoding trehalose utilization protein ThuA — protein sequence MTQPIQVTVWNEFRHEKTNEFIRGLYPNGIHAAIADGLDKVGGFKVRSATLDEPEHGLTDDVLSNTDVLIWWGHAAHNAVEDEIAAKVRARVLDGMGLIVLHSAHYSKPFTGLMGTSCSLKWREAGEKERLWVIEHGHPIVEGLGEYFEIEHAEMYGEPFDIPEPDTLIFVSWFPGGEVFRSGCCYYRGRGKIFYFRPGHETYPIYYDENVRRVIANASRWAAPGNAPTPVFGNAKPLEPIEEE from the coding sequence ATGACGCAACCGATTCAGGTTACAGTCTGGAACGAATTTAGACACGAAAAAACGAACGAGTTCATTCGCGGTCTTTATCCGAATGGCATTCATGCCGCAATTGCCGATGGACTCGACAAAGTTGGCGGTTTTAAGGTTCGGAGCGCAACTTTAGATGAACCCGAACACGGCTTGACCGACGATGTCCTCTCAAACACCGATGTTCTCATCTGGTGGGGACATGCGGCGCATAATGCTGTTGAGGACGAAATTGCCGCTAAGGTTCGCGCCCGTGTGTTAGACGGTATGGGACTGATTGTCCTGCACTCCGCTCACTATTCTAAACCTTTTACGGGTTTGATGGGCACGTCGTGTAGTCTCAAATGGCGTGAGGCGGGCGAAAAGGAACGTCTCTGGGTCATTGAGCACGGACACCCGATTGTTGAAGGTTTAGGCGAATACTTTGAAATCGAGCACGCCGAGATGTACGGCGAGCCGTTTGATATTCCTGAACCTGACACCCTTATCTTCGTCAGCTGGTTCCCCGGCGGTGAAGTGTTCCGAAGTGGATGTTGTTATTATCGGGGCAGAGGGAAGATTTTCTATTTCCGTCCCGGTCATGAGACATATCCGATCTATTACGATGAGAACGTCCGGCGCGTTATTGCGAATGCCTCCAGATGGGCGGCACCCGGGAACGCACCGACGCCTGTCTTTGGAAACGCAAAACCCTTAGAACCCATAGAAGAAGAATAG
- a CDS encoding divalent metal cation transporter, with product MQTEETQTTEPVDIPPVTGPYTEPWSLKKIIALASVFGPAAIVASVSIGAGETIVVVRAGAWAGYNLLWLVLLSCVVKGIFVTYLLGRYTAVSGEYIGHRLVKLPGPRGWLLLVIVLFEMIGAPLAWVPIAKPCGALLHFLFKDTLSSGISQLVWENLITSCFITLALLFGLRISFEKLEKQQLIICLILVVGTIIGTLMVRPDFGKALIGSLRFGYLPEFPEWAPKDAVENPLLTMATAFGYVGGSVMGYVVYANWVGLHRWGMTSHRNIDAIRQRAASRDRIDYLPEGPEQISQLRKILAPLRWDIGMGAIVLFIVTGAFMISGAAVLYGMQSTFEGWSLLTDQASVWKNIHASLVWVYYICIIVALWGTLQALPEIYARVMQEFFQAIWPHREWNYDTLRRWICLYIFLTTMVLIWLNIPFDILTQIAGFILANFSIALMMIAALYLNAKLPTAYRTRPFMFIGALISAAVLVTFAGISGWGLFAKLFVSN from the coding sequence ATGCAAACAGAAGAAACACAAACGACTGAACCTGTTGACATTCCACCCGTCACCGGTCCGTATACCGAGCCGTGGTCGCTGAAAAAGATTATCGCGCTCGCATCAGTGTTTGGACCTGCGGCGATTGTTGCTTCAGTGAGTATCGGGGCAGGTGAAACGATTGTTGTCGTCCGGGCAGGAGCGTGGGCAGGCTATAACTTGCTCTGGCTTGTGCTGCTCAGCTGCGTCGTTAAAGGCATCTTTGTCACCTATCTACTGGGTCGTTATACCGCCGTTAGCGGTGAATATATCGGACATCGGCTCGTCAAGCTACCTGGACCCCGAGGCTGGCTCCTCCTTGTGATTGTCCTCTTTGAGATGATCGGCGCGCCTTTGGCGTGGGTGCCGATTGCTAAACCGTGTGGGGCGCTGCTCCATTTTCTGTTCAAAGATACACTGTCTTCAGGTATTTCGCAACTCGTTTGGGAAAACCTAATCACGTCCTGCTTCATCACCCTCGCACTCCTTTTCGGTTTGCGGATCTCCTTTGAAAAACTGGAGAAACAGCAACTCATTATTTGCCTGATTCTTGTTGTTGGCACAATTATTGGCACACTGATGGTGCGTCCCGACTTTGGCAAAGCACTCATTGGAAGTCTCCGTTTCGGATATCTGCCGGAATTTCCTGAGTGGGCACCGAAGGATGCGGTTGAGAATCCCTTGTTGACAATGGCGACGGCATTTGGCTACGTCGGCGGTTCTGTAATGGGATATGTCGTCTACGCCAATTGGGTCGGGCTTCACCGTTGGGGGATGACCTCACATCGGAACATTGACGCGATCCGTCAACGTGCCGCGAGTCGTGATAGAATTGATTATCTTCCTGAAGGCCCTGAGCAGATCAGCCAACTCCGAAAAATCCTTGCACCACTCCGGTGGGATATCGGCATGGGCGCGATTGTGTTATTTATCGTGACGGGCGCGTTCATGATCTCAGGGGCGGCTGTCCTGTATGGTATGCAAAGCACTTTTGAAGGATGGAGCCTACTGACCGATCAGGCGAGTGTCTGGAAAAATATTCATGCTTCACTCGTATGGGTGTACTACATCTGTATCATCGTCGCGCTGTGGGGAACGTTACAGGCACTTCCAGAGATTTACGCACGGGTGATGCAAGAGTTCTTCCAAGCAATCTGGCCCCACCGCGAATGGAACTACGATACACTTCGGAGATGGATTTGTCTCTATATTTTCCTTACGACAATGGTGCTCATTTGGTTGAACATTCCGTTCGACATCTTGACACAGATCGCAGGTTTTATTTTGGCGAATTTTTCGATCGCGTTGATGATGATCGCAGCACTCTATCTCAACGCCAAGCTACCCACTGCTTATCGAACGCGCCCGTTCATGTTCATCGGTGCCTTGATTTCCGCAGCCGTGCTTGTTACATTTGCCGGAATCAGCGGTTGGGGATTGTTCGCCAAACTGTTCGTTAGCAATTGA
- a CDS encoding phytanoyl-CoA dioxygenase family protein, translated as MMAGIKDELKKLQQNGFVLIEGALSLDETERVRQRINYAREQGWEEGLNAVGNMWFDTLLDREPDTYQSLVGHSSVRPYLEGLMGKQCQLRSLRAHINPGPYLQEWHMDFYGYWQEQRYVQEHPFAMAPVGINTTFYFQDNDPGEGHLKFIKGGHLSEPPHLYPLDRPKFEAWCDAQEHVILHPKAGDCVVFINHIPHQGAKERDDMERSNVVCHYQVTPMYEGVWHVSRPRGYQGTFPFA; from the coding sequence ATTATGGCAGGCATCAAAGATGAGCTCAAGAAATTGCAACAGAACGGCTTCGTTTTGATAGAGGGTGCGTTGTCGCTAGATGAGACAGAGCGTGTCCGTCAGCGCATCAATTATGCGCGGGAACAGGGGTGGGAGGAAGGCTTGAACGCCGTCGGCAATATGTGGTTTGATACCCTTCTTGATCGGGAACCCGATACATACCAGTCGCTTGTTGGACATTCGAGTGTACGTCCCTACCTTGAGGGCTTGATGGGTAAACAGTGTCAACTGCGGAGCCTACGCGCACACATAAATCCAGGTCCCTATCTCCAAGAATGGCACATGGATTTTTACGGCTATTGGCAGGAACAGCGGTATGTTCAGGAACATCCGTTTGCAATGGCTCCTGTCGGGATTAACACCACCTTCTATTTCCAAGACAACGATCCCGGTGAGGGGCACCTCAAGTTTATCAAAGGCGGCCATCTGTCAGAACCGCCACACCTCTATCCCTTGGATCGTCCTAAATTCGAGGCGTGGTGTGACGCACAAGAACATGTTATCCTGCATCCGAAGGCAGGGGATTGTGTCGTGTTTATTAACCATATTCCGCATCAGGGAGCGAAAGAGCGGGATGATATGGAGCGGAGCAATGTGGTGTGTCATTATCAGGTAACCCCGATGTATGAAGGCGTGTGGCACGTCTCTCGTCCGCGTGGGTATCAAGGGACATTCCCGTTTGCTTAG
- a CDS encoding LamG domain-containing protein, giving the protein MRNLQTKASYVKMICLCAVYLIVSLQGIGTAAELEGLVVYFAFEEGAGKAVADLSGNGQNGKLEGDTSWTDGKFGKAVNFGGKDGIVSVEHSDAFEFTDGITIAAWILPTLKAGPGTWQLIAAKGPDVQEFFEVLLHPNGFIWMGWKLTGGRVVPAQSPRDVVKDKWQHVAVSFQSGEWWTVYLDGEVLIDYPKNGNELVPIDAPLLLGREDPPALNRYYNGVIDEFALFNRGLSQDEVKEIQGSSIQEILAVEPDEKLPTTWGLLKGRYAGGSKSN; this is encoded by the coding sequence ATGCGTAACTTACAAACCAAAGCCTCGTATGTAAAGATGATTTGCTTATGTGCTGTGTATCTAATAGTGAGTTTACAAGGCATCGGGACAGCCGCGGAACTTGAAGGGCTGGTCGTCTATTTTGCCTTTGAGGAAGGTGCTGGTAAAGCCGTGGCGGACCTCTCTGGTAACGGACAGAATGGGAAATTGGAGGGCGATACATCGTGGACGGATGGGAAATTCGGGAAAGCGGTGAATTTCGGCGGAAAAGATGGGATCGTTAGCGTAGAACATTCCGATGCATTTGAATTCACCGATGGCATTACAATTGCCGCTTGGATTCTGCCCACTTTGAAGGCGGGACCCGGCACATGGCAACTGATAGCGGCGAAGGGACCTGACGTTCAAGAATTTTTCGAGGTACTGCTCCATCCGAATGGATTTATATGGATGGGATGGAAGTTGACAGGTGGACGCGTTGTCCCCGCACAAAGCCCCCGCGATGTCGTTAAAGACAAGTGGCAACACGTCGCCGTTTCGTTTCAGAGTGGAGAGTGGTGGACCGTCTATCTTGATGGCGAGGTCCTGATCGATTACCCGAAAAATGGCAATGAACTCGTGCCGATTGATGCCCCGCTCCTACTCGGTCGGGAGGACCCTCCGGCTCTCAATCGCTACTATAACGGTGTTATTGATGAATTCGCACTCTTTAACCGCGGACTCTCACAGGATGAGGTTAAAGAAATTCAGGGGAGTAGTATTCAAGAGATTTTGGCTGTTGAACCCGATGAAAAATTGCCGACGACATGGGGACTTCTTAAAGGAAGATACGCAGGCGGTAGTAAGTCAAATTGA
- a CDS encoding IS200/IS605 family element transposase accessory protein TnpB gives MLRTQKIELNPNNKQATFMAQHAGYRRVAFNFALSAFKSGLDEDNYQSEQDLRKAFNAVKREKFPWSIPLSQNASKNAIRDLGDALTRWKKGQNRFPVYKNRSGKCSYQADNGAGTVKVHKKRIDLPKIGWVRMREELRYTGDITKVVVSRTDDRWFVSITVRCDSNNYRHQPPLFDDKQPIGIDVGINTLATCSDGTTYENPRPLKRYERKLARANRALSRKVYQSKNWYKAKKRLGAVHYRIACIREDAHHQATTQIVRKAAAIGIETLNISGLLKNRKLAKALFDSALSRFLTMLKYKAERRGIPITQADTFFASSKTCSSCGHKKKHLMLSDRIYNCLTCGLSIDRDLNAAINLCPA, from the coding sequence ATCTTACGAACCCAGAAGATAGAACTCAATCCGAACAACAAGCAAGCCACATTCATGGCACAGCATGCGGGCTATAGGCGTGTTGCGTTCAACTTCGCTCTTTCTGCTTTCAAATCAGGATTAGACGAAGATAACTATCAGAGTGAGCAGGACTTACGCAAGGCATTTAACGCCGTCAAGCGTGAGAAGTTTCCTTGGTCTATACCTCTATCGCAGAACGCCTCTAAGAACGCCATACGCGATCTCGGTGACGCGCTAACTCGTTGGAAGAAAGGACAAAACCGTTTCCCTGTCTATAAGAACCGAAGTGGTAAATGTTCATACCAAGCCGACAATGGAGCAGGCACGGTAAAAGTCCACAAGAAACGGATTGACTTACCGAAAATCGGGTGGGTTCGCATGCGTGAAGAACTCCGCTACACCGGCGACATCACAAAAGTCGTTGTATCCCGCACAGACGACCGCTGGTTCGTTTCTATCACGGTGCGTTGTGATTCAAACAACTATAGGCACCAACCGCCTCTCTTTGACGATAAACAACCGATTGGCATTGACGTAGGTATCAATACGCTTGCGACCTGTTCTGACGGCACAACCTACGAGAATCCACGCCCTTTGAAAAGGTATGAACGGAAGTTAGCACGTGCCAACCGCGCCTTATCGCGTAAGGTTTATCAGTCAAAGAACTGGTATAAAGCAAAGAAACGACTCGGTGCTGTCCACTACAGGATCGCCTGTATCCGTGAGGACGCTCACCACCAAGCGACAACACAGATTGTCCGTAAAGCCGCTGCTATCGGTATAGAAACACTGAATATCAGTGGACTGCTAAAGAACCGAAAACTTGCCAAGGCGTTATTCGACTCCGCACTCTCACGCTTTCTCACAATGCTCAAATACAAAGCAGAGAGACGCGGAATTCCTATAACACAGGCAGATACGTTCTTTGCCAGTTCCAAGACCTGTAGCTCCTGCGGACACAAGAAAAAGCACCTAATGCTCTCCGATCGGATATACAACTGCCTCACATGTGGTCTGTCTATAGATCGAGACCTCAACGCGGCTATCAATCTGTGTCCTGCTTGA